From the genome of Labrus bergylta chromosome 4, fLabBer1.1, whole genome shotgun sequence, one region includes:
- the LOC109997785 gene encoding MAGUK p55 subfamily member 7-like, translating into MSEPEIHSDREDDYRFLHSMLMEKKLHLLFKIHERLKRFEERCPVPVQENAASLASELAEGLIYQSWRDEAKELVDLVSKPHFMSFLFVHDSVAQRDFEPTLPPIPDDVLDSDEDTVKYVSLYKTKEPLGATIKRDRATGAIVVARIMRGGAADKSGLIHEGDELKEVNGVSLEHKKPNEVLPLLDCSQGEVKFKIIPASSSGEMSPHKKKMFLRPLFDYDPLEDPAVPCKDAALVFKRGEVLQIVSMEDDTWWQACHLGDSGTRAGLIPSKQLHERRVALQRPKALFRPRPVKPPVTEDVDYRAITGIHIAGLRRSFRLGRKSSWAREAARAKRWSTGIHRTFTAPTYIEVIPHYRNSTDRHRLVALVGPSGVGVSELKRRLLISDPDHYGVTVPYTTREKRKQEKDGVDYHFVSIHMFEEDILNQRFIEYGRHKAHYYGTSLDSVNRVMAEGKVCLLDVHPSKIKHVYTSEYKPYVVFVKPPRIEELRLTRRRAKFICDEENKNSVRIFSEEQFEDMIDSAETMENQCGHLFDKVIVNGDIAVAFRELKADLKRVEEADVQWIPAEWICPSSPTKARRSCGYLGGWI; encoded by the exons TTGGCCGAGGGGCTGATATACCAGAGTTGGAGAGATGAAGCCAAAGAACTGGTTGACCTTGTTTCTAAACCCCATTTTATG AGTTTCCTGTTTGTCCATGACTCTGTAGCTCAGAGAGACTTTGAGCCCACTCTGCCACCCATACCTGATGACGTCCTGGACAGCGACGAGGATACAGTCAAATATGTCAGTCTGTACAAAACCAAAGAGCCTCTG GGGGCAACTATTAAGAGGGATAGAGCCACTGGGGCGATTGTTGTGGCGAGGATCATGAGAGGAGGTGCTGCTGATAAAAGCG GCCTGATCCACGAAGGAGATGAGCTTAAAGAGGTGAATGGAGTCTCACTGgagcacaaaaagccaaacGAAGTCCTTCCTCTTCTG GATTGTTCTCAAGGTGAAGTGAAGTTCAAAATCATTCCAGCCTCATCCAGCGGAGAAATGTCACCACATAAGAAGAAG ATGTTCTTGCGGCCTCTTTTTGATTATGATCCTCTTGAGGATCCTGCGGTTCCCTGTAAAGATGCAGCATTGGTCTTTAAAAGAGGCGAAGTCCTCCAGATTGTCAGTATGGAGGATGACACCTGGTGGCAGGCCTGTCACCTCGGGGACAGCGGCACTCGGGCAGGACTCATCCCCTCCAAGCAGCTCCACGAAAG GAGAGTTGCACTACAGCGACCTAAAGCTCTGTTCAGGCCTCGACCAGTCAAACCACCAG tCACAGAGGATGTAGACTACAGAGCTATAACCGGGATCCACATTG CTGGTTTAAGAAGAAGCTTTCGGCTCGGGAGAAAGAGTAGCTGGGCCAGAGAAGCAGCACGGGCCAAGAGGTGGAGCACAGGCATACACAGAACATTTACTGCACCTACCTACATAGAGGTGATCCCACACTACAGAAACTCCACGGACAGACACCGTTTGGTCGCACTGGTTG GGCCTAGCGGCGTTGGCGTAAGTGAACTGAAGAGGAGGCTGCTGATATCCGACCCTGACCACTATGGCGTCACGGTGCCGT aCACCACACGTGAGAAGAGGAAGCAGGAGAAAGACGGAGTGGATTATCATTTTGTATCCATTCACATGTTTGAAGAGGATATTCTCAATCAAAG GTTTATAGAGTATGGGAGACACAAAGCACACTACTACGGTACTAGTCTAGACTCTGTGAACAGAGTGATGGCTGAGGGCAAGGTGTGCCTCCTGGATGTGCACCCTAGT AAAATAAAGCACGTGTACACGTCTGAATACAAACCCTACGTGGTGTTTGTGAAGCCCCCACGCATCGAGGAGCTACGCCTCACCAGACGGAGAGCTAAATTCATCTGTGACGAAGAGAACAAGAACTCAGTGAGGATCTTCTCA GAGGAGCAGTTTGAGGACATGATTGACTCAGCTGAAACCATGGAGAACCAGTGCGGTCACTTGTTTGACAAAGTGATTGTTAACGGTGATATCGCTGTTGCGTTCCGAGAGCTGAAGGCCGACCTAAAGAGGGTGGAAGAGGCAGACGTCCAGTGGATTCCTGCAGAGTGGATTTGCCCCTCTTCTCCAACAAAAGCACGGAGAAGTTGTGGCTATTTGGGTGGCTGGATTTGA
- the LOC109997781 gene encoding homeobox protein Mohawk-like encodes MNKVAAMKSGTLLHLKDGKGAVERNRLSCVDLPQSSLTDGERTDLLRCNNTSENSSTINYRRFGSRLGGVKVRHKRQVLQDMARPLKHWLYKHRDNPYPTKTEKVLLALGSHMTLVQVSNWFANARRRLKNTVRQPDLSWALRIKLYNKYIQGNAERLSVCSDETHSDDEDCPLEAPIRQSDFGRSSTHKSALQKQGSVLAMADSANSYNSVSPPSKYKSSLLNRYLNDSLRHMMAVKSDGVTSTRRGRSHSESFSSNECDRDVVSPASSYETEANFVYHMDTMDYSSTKCDSVQQQERVQQKRVDQDWREIHAAVALTNLARGQSCTADQGCVTIPGPDQNFTRKPFSFTRTTIIDTMCVTGPTTALRQSCTVGPALTSRIIQKSSHISEVQTVNVALPNTV; translated from the exons atgaacaaagttGCTGCCATGAAGTCTGGTACTCTGCTACATTTAAAGGACGGCAAGGGAGCTGTGGAGAGGAACAGACTGAGTTGTGTAGATTTACCTCAGAGCAGTttgacagacggagagagaacAGATCTGCTGCGATGCAACAACACCTCTGAAAACAGCTCCACGATCAATTACAGAAGATTTGG GTCTCGCCTGGGTGGGGTTAAAGTCCGCCACAAGAGGCAAGTGCTGCAGGACATGGCCCGACCCCTGAAACATTGGCTGTACAAACACCGGGACAACCCCTACCCCACCAAGACGGAGAAGGTGCTGCTAGCTCTGGGCTCACATATGACACTAGTGCAG GTGTCAAACTGGTTTGCAAATGCACGGCGGAGGCTGAAGAACACAGTGAGACAGCCAGACCTGAGCTGGGCACTAAGGATCAAactttacaataaatacatCCAAGGAAATGCTGAGAGACTGAGCGTGTGCAGTGATGAAACTCACTCAGATG ATGAAGATTGTCCCTTAGAAGCTCCCATCAGACAATCAGACTTTGGCAGATCATCAACCCACAAGAGTGCACTCCAGAAACAGGGCAGCGTCCTCGCTATGGCGGACTCCGCCAACAGTTACAACAGCGTCTCACCACCATCCAAGTACAAGAGCAGTTTACTGAACCGATACCTGAATGACAGCCTGCGACACATGATGGCAGTGAAGTCTGATGGCGTCACCTCAACCCGCAGGGGGAGGAGCCACTCAGAGTCTTTCAGCTCCAACGAATGTGACCGAGATGTCGTTTCCCCGGCATCATCATACGAAACAGAGGCCAACTTTGTCTACCACATGG ACACAATGGACTATTCTTCAACTAAATGTGACAG TGTTCAGCAGCAGGAGAGAGTCCAGCAGAAACGGGTCGATCAGGACTGGAGGGAGATCCATGCCGCTGTCGCTCTGACCAACTTGGCCCGGGGCCAGAGCTGCACAGCAGACCAGGGCTGCGTAACCATTCCAGGCCCAGACCAAAACTTCACCAGAAAGCCTTTCTCATTTACAAGGACGACTATCATAGACACCATGTGTGTCACTGGACCCACAACTGCTCTGAGGCAGAGCTGCACCGTGGGGCCTGCTCTCACCAGCCGAATCATCCAGAAGTCCTCTCACATCTCGGAGGTTCAGACTGTTAACGTGGCCCTGCCTAACACTGTGTAG
- the LOC109997791 gene encoding ras-related protein Rab-18 produces MDEDVLTTLKLLIIGESGVGKSSLLLRFTDDTFDPEQTATIGVDFKVKTLAIDGNKAKLAIWDTAGQERFRTLTPSYYRGAQGVILVYDVTKRDTFSKLENWLNELETYTTRNEIVKMLVGNKIDKDDHEVDRNEGLKFARKHSMLFIEASAKTKDGVQCAFEELVEKILQTPGLWESENQSPRVRLGEQEHGGGRACGGYCSIP; encoded by the exons ATGGACGAAGACGTGCTGACGACTCTGAAGCTGTTGATTATTGGTGAAAGTGGAGTCGGAAAATCCag TCTCCTCCTGAGGTTCACAGATGATACTTTTGATCCAGAGCAAACAGCAACAATAG GTGTGGATTTCAAAGTGAAGACACTCGCTATAGATGGGAACAAAGCAAAGCTCGCCATATGG GACACGGCTGGACAGGAGAGGTTTCGAACCCTGACGCCCAGCTACTACCGTGGTGCACAGGGAGTCATACTTG TTTACGACGTCACAAAGCGCGACACTTTTTCAAAACTTGAAAACTGGCTGAATGAACTGGAAACCTACACGACACGCAATGAGATTGTAAAAATGCTCGTTGGGAACAAAATAGATAAG GACGACCATGAAGTGGACAGAAATGAAGGGCTGAAGTTTGCTAGGAAGCACTCAATGCTTTTTATTG AGGCTAGTGCAAAGACCAAAGACGGTGTCCAGTGTGCCTTTGAGGAGCTGGTGGAGAAGATCCTCCAGACTCCAGGTCTTTGGGAGAGTGAAAACCAGAGTCCAAGGGTCCGTCTTGGGGAGCAGGAGCATGGTGGGGGCCGGGCATGTGGAGGATACTGCTCTATACCCTGA
- the LOC109997790 gene encoding patched domain-containing protein 3, whose product MARFHTDCIERPLRICFKLLGHFIGSHPWWFLIVPLILSTCLGSGFYFLKDRMSNNIEEQFTPVYGPAKTERRYIQETFPGNDSMFSRLRLSTDGNYATFIATSDRNILTVEFLQHILELDFKVRSMVVQFDNKSFEYVDVCAQVMGSCSSNDILDVIAYNANNIEEVNLTFPWYYSSFKSFPLYLGLGSVTLDKGNSVVKSAKAIQLHYYLREDKKTKTDIWLESFVNLVSNCSSTSIQVSYSTSMSMQWEFQKTPASVIFLFSNTYAIAITFSILSCWRLDTVRTKVWVASCGVFSTGLAVLSSFGLLLLLNQPFVMTVASCPFMILGIGLDDLFIMISCWQRTRVLDSVPDRLAETYKEAAVSISITTMTDALALFLGCSSPFGSVRSFCLYAGISICFCYLYTITFLGACMALNGQREAGNKHWFTCAKVPEDLPSENSKVFSICCVGGSYNRISEKEEPESMSHFFERFYGPILTHKSMKVFVFGVYAVYLAVSIYGCFMLEQGLDVRNLALDNSYVIDFYNNQRQHFSEYSCNVMVAVKQPFNFCDEDQLKHLCLCISKFESLDFVNNTLAWFLSFQQYAIATNVNISSKDAFQMHLHNFLELNFMFTQDLNLTVDNDIQASRFFIQTLNKTPMQDLMTVLRKTAEKCSVNLLVYHPAFIYYDQYTIIRDNTIQTILVAVIVMLVVSLILTPNPLCSAWVAFAICSVIVGVMGFMALWGISLDSISMINLVMCIGFSVDFSAHISYTFSSSPKSDVNEKAKDALARLGYPILQGALSTILGVVVLSMSGSYIFRTFFKIVFLVIMFGLLHGLVFIPVFLTLSGACW is encoded by the exons ATGGCCAGATTCCACACAGACTGCATTGAGAGACCTCTACGCATCTGTTTCAAGCTGCTGGGTCATTTTATTGGATCCCATCCTTGGTGGTTCTTGATCGTCCCTCTTATTCTCTCAACATGTCTGGGGAGCGGATTTTATTTCCTCAAGGACAGAATGTCAAACAACATAGAAGAGCAGTTCACGCCTGTCTATGGACCTGCCAAGACGGAGAGAAGATACATCCAAGAAACCTTTCCTGGAAATGATTCCATGTTTTCACGTCTAAGACTAAGTACAGATGGGAATTATGCAACGTTCATAGCTACAAGTGACAGAAATATTCTGACTGTGGAGTTCCTTCAGCACATCTTAGAATTGGACTTTAAAGTTAGGAGTATGGTGGTGCAGTTTGATAACAAGTCATTTGAATATGTAGATGTTTGTGCTCAGGTGATGGGATCCTGCTCCTCAAATGATATTTTAGATGTTATTGCATACAACGCAAACAATATAGAAGAAGTAAATTTGACATTCCCATGGTATTACTCTAGTTTTAAGAGTTTTCCTTTATATTTAGGTCTAGGGAGTGTAACACTGGACAAGGGAAACTCAGTTGTTAAAAGTGCTAAAGCCATACAGCTCCATTACTATTTACGtgaagacaagaaaacaaaaactgacatTTGGTTGGAAAGCTTTGTCAATTTGGTCTCAAACTGTTCATCAACTTCCATTCAG GTGTCATACTCCACCTCAATGTCAATGCAGTGGGAATTTCAAAAAACTCCAGCTTCTGTCATCTTTTTATTCTCAAACACTTACGCCATTGCCATCACATTTTCAATCCTATCATGTTGGAG gttggaTACTGTAAGGACTAAGGTGTGGGTGGCCTCCTGTGGGGTCTTCTCAACAGGTCTAGCAGTCCTGAGTAGTTTTGGGTTGCTTTTGTTGCTGAATCAACCTTTTGTTATGACAGTTGCCTCCTGTCCTTTCATGATTTTAG GTATTGGCCTGGATGATCTGTTCATCATGATATCTTGCTGGCAGAGGACCCGTGTTCTGGACAGTGTCCCTGACCGGCTAGCTGAAACCTACAAGGAAGCAGCTGTCTCCATCTCAATCACCACCATGACTGATGCTCTGGCTCTCTTTCTGGGCTGCAGCTCGCCCTTTGGTTCTGTCAGATCCTTCTGCCTATATGCCGGGATTTCTATCTGCTTCTGCTATTTGTACACTATTACTTTCTTGGGGGCATGCATGGCTTTGAACGGACAGAGGGAAGCAGGGAACAAGCACTGGTTCACCTGTGCCAAAGTCCCAGAAGACTTACCATCGGAGAACTCCAAAGTCTTCAGTATCTGCTGTGTTGGGGGTAGCTACAATCGAATCTCAGAAAAGGAAGAACCTGAGTCCATGAGCCATTTTTTTGAGCGGTTCTATGGCCCAATTCTGACCCACAAATCTATGAAGGTGTTCGTATTTGGAGTTTACGCAGTCTATCTGGCTGTAAGTATCTATGGCTGCTTTATGTTAGAGCAGGGACTCGATGTCCGGAATCTTGCTTTGGACAATTCATATGTGATTGATTTCTACAACAATCAGAGGCAACACTTCTCTGAATATAGCTGTAATGTGATGGTAGCAGTAAAGCAGCCCTTCAATTTCTGTGATGAGGACCAACTGAAGCATCTGTgtctttgcatttcaaaatTTGAAAGTTTAGACTTTGTCAACAATACTTTGGCTTGGTTTCTTTCCTTTCAACAGTATGCAATTGCGACCAATGTCAATATAAGTTCTAAAGATGCCTTCCAAATGCATTTGCACAATTTTTTAGAACTCAACTTCATGTTCACACAAGACCTCAACTTAACAGTAGACAATGACATTCAAGCCTCTCGTTTTTTCATCCAGACATTAAACAAAACACCAATGCAAGACTTGATGACTGTACTCaggaaaacagcagagaaatgtTCAGTCAATCTCTTGGTGTACCATCCTGCGTTCATCTACTATGACCAGTACACTATCATCAGGGACAACACCATTCAAACCATCCTGGTGGCTGTGATCGTGATGCTTGTCGTCTCTCTCATCCTGACACCTAACCCTCTTTGTTCGGCATGGGTTGCTTTTGCAATTTGTTCCGTCATTGTTGGTGTGATGGGGTTCATGGCACTGTGGGGCATAAGCCTGGACTCCATTTCCATGATAAACCTGGTCATGTGCATTGGATTTTCTGTAGATTTCTCGGCACACATTTCTTACACTTTCAGCTCCAGTCCAAAGAGTGATGTCAATGAGAAAGCAAAGGATGCCTTGGCACGTTTAGGTTATCCCATACTGCAAGGAGCTCTTTCCACAATCTTAGGAGTGGTTGTGCTCTCCATGTCTGGGAGTTACATATTTAGGACCTTCTTTAAGATTGTGTTTCTTGTTATTATGTTTGGACTGCTTCATGGCTTAGTGTTTATTCCGGTGTTTCTGACATTGAGTGGGGCCTGTTGGTAG